A genomic stretch from Bordetella sp. N includes:
- a CDS encoding alpha-hydroxy acid oxidase, translating into MDTSSSPATLPVAAKPAAPAGTPRSLRRILSLDDLEHSARRYLPGPIFAYVSGGCENNLARHDNRAVFDEYRFVTRILTSTSKRSLRTRVLGEDWALPFGIAPMGMSALSAYQGDLVQTRAAAQADIPMIMSGSSLIPLEQIVQAYPRAWFQAYVPGEPARILALIDRVERAGYGTLVVTVDTPVSGNRENNTRAGFSSPLRPTMRLAWDGVTHPRWLFGTALKTLMRHGMPHFENSQATRGAPMLSRNVMRDFGARDHLDWSHFDLIRQRWRGRLVIKGVLHPRDAVLAREHGADAIIVSNHGGRQLDGVASPIRVLPAIVEALGPDYPVMLDSGIRRGTDVLKALALGAHFVFVGRPFNYAGAIAGQAGVAHAIEILRQEVHRNMALLGMNTPRDLDASELLTVK; encoded by the coding sequence ATGGATACATCATCGTCGCCCGCCACCCTGCCTGTCGCCGCCAAGCCGGCCGCGCCGGCAGGGACACCCCGATCCCTGCGTCGCATTCTTTCGCTGGATGACCTGGAGCACTCGGCGCGCCGTTATCTGCCCGGGCCCATCTTCGCGTACGTGTCGGGCGGCTGTGAAAACAATCTCGCGCGCCATGACAACCGTGCGGTGTTCGACGAGTACCGCTTCGTCACCCGCATCCTCACCAGCACCTCCAAGCGCAGCCTGCGCACGCGCGTGCTGGGGGAAGACTGGGCCTTGCCCTTCGGCATCGCGCCGATGGGCATGAGCGCGCTGTCCGCGTATCAGGGCGATCTGGTGCAGACGCGCGCCGCGGCGCAAGCGGACATTCCGATGATCATGAGCGGATCTTCCCTGATCCCGCTGGAGCAGATCGTCCAGGCTTATCCCAGGGCCTGGTTCCAGGCATATGTGCCCGGCGAGCCGGCGCGCATCCTCGCCTTGATCGACCGGGTCGAGCGGGCGGGCTACGGCACCCTGGTCGTGACCGTCGACACGCCGGTCAGCGGCAATCGCGAGAACAATACCCGCGCCGGTTTCTCCTCGCCGCTGCGGCCCACCATGCGCCTGGCGTGGGATGGCGTGACGCATCCGCGCTGGCTGTTCGGCACCGCGCTGAAGACCCTGATGCGCCACGGCATGCCGCACTTCGAGAATTCGCAGGCCACGCGTGGCGCGCCCATGCTGTCGCGCAACGTCATGCGCGACTTCGGCGCGCGCGATCATCTGGACTGGAGCCACTTCGACCTGATCCGCCAGCGCTGGCGTGGCCGCCTGGTGATCAAGGGCGTACTGCATCCGCGCGACGCCGTGCTGGCGCGCGAGCATGGCGCCGACGCCATCATCGTGTCCAACCATGGCGGGCGTCAGCTGGATGGTGTGGCGTCCCCCATCCGGGTTTTGCCCGCCATCGTCGAAGCGCTGGGGCCGGACTATCCCGTCATGCTGGACAGCGGCATCCGCCGCGGCACCGATGTGCTGAAAGCGTTGGCGCTGGGCGCGCACTTCGTCTTCGTCGGCCGGCCCTTCAACTACGCGGGCGCCATTGCCGGGCAGGCTGGCGTGGCTCACGCCATCGAGATCCTGCGGCAGGAAGTGCATCGCAATATGGCCTTGCTGGGCATGAATACGCCGCGCGACCTGGATGCCAGTGAGCTGCTCACGGTGAAGTAG